One Pseudomonadota bacterium genomic window carries:
- a CDS encoding NTP transferase domain-containing protein, translating into MTTSSTFAAIVLAAGQGGRMRSSIPKPLHSLAGRPMISYPVQAALDAGASQVIVVLGDQAAQVHAELRARFRKRLVCVAQAEPRGTLDAARCGIEAMGRDVAWALVLPADMPLISAAALRSLLDTATAGEAPLTLLTSRQTVPRGGAPIVRNAAGSVVACREHAHTSRRELATDEVSAGLYAVERGFFLNALSKLEEGRGGAADVDGTNSTDSAAGADAAAAVAAAQDADPGAERPPHEKQLGDLVALAVGAGGVQACCWSSEETLDANDLAELSQRQRVLRLRIAMQHASRGVILRDPTTAYIDADVRIEPDAVIEAMVSLRGTTHVASGAHIDVGCVLDNVRVGAGARIKPYTVAQDSEIERDAQIGPFSHLRPQSHIGRDARVGNFVETKKTRLGTGSKANHLTYLGDGVIGAGVNIGAGTIFCNYDGFNKHTTTLEDGCFVGSDSQLVAPVTIGTGAYVASGTTVTRDVPADALAIGRAAQLNKPGKARELKGRLAGRRRAGRGKP; encoded by the coding sequence GTGACGACTTCTTCGACGTTTGCAGCCATCGTACTGGCCGCCGGCCAGGGCGGGCGCATGCGCAGCAGCATACCCAAGCCTCTGCATTCGCTGGCAGGGCGCCCGATGATCAGCTACCCCGTGCAGGCAGCCCTCGACGCCGGTGCCTCCCAGGTGATCGTCGTGCTGGGCGATCAAGCCGCGCAGGTGCACGCCGAGCTGCGTGCCCGCTTCCGCAAACGGCTGGTGTGCGTTGCGCAGGCCGAGCCGCGAGGCACCTTGGACGCGGCACGTTGCGGCATCGAGGCCATGGGCCGCGACGTGGCATGGGCGCTCGTGCTTCCCGCCGACATGCCGCTGATCAGCGCGGCCGCGCTTCGCTCCCTGCTCGATACCGCGACCGCGGGCGAGGCGCCCTTGACCTTGCTGACGAGCCGGCAGACCGTGCCCCGGGGGGGCGCTCCAATCGTGCGAAACGCGGCCGGCAGCGTCGTTGCTTGCCGCGAGCATGCACACACTAGCCGCCGGGAGTTGGCGACTGACGAGGTGAGCGCTGGCCTCTACGCGGTTGAGCGAGGCTTCTTCTTGAATGCTCTCAGCAAGCTTGAAGAGGGGCGTGGGGGTGCAGCGGATGTGGACGGCACGAACAGCACGGACAGCGCCGCCGGCGCAGACGCGGCCGCAGCTGTTGCCGCCGCGCAGGACGCCGATCCAGGGGCCGAGCGCCCGCCCCACGAAAAGCAGCTAGGAGACCTGGTGGCGCTGGCGGTTGGCGCGGGTGGCGTGCAGGCTTGTTGCTGGAGCTCCGAAGAGACCCTCGATGCCAACGATCTGGCGGAGCTCAGCCAGCGGCAGCGCGTCTTGCGCCTGCGTATCGCGATGCAGCACGCGTCTCGGGGAGTCATCTTGCGCGACCCGACCACGGCATACATCGACGCGGACGTTCGGATCGAGCCGGATGCCGTCATCGAAGCCATGGTCAGCCTGCGTGGCACCACCCATGTCGCTTCCGGCGCGCACATCGATGTGGGCTGTGTACTCGACAACGTACGCGTGGGCGCAGGGGCACGCATCAAGCCCTACACGGTCGCACAAGACAGCGAAATCGAGCGCGATGCCCAGATCGGACCGTTCTCGCATCTACGCCCCCAATCGCACATAGGCCGCGACGCGCGTGTGGGCAACTTCGTCGAGACCAAGAAGACCCGGCTTGGCACGGGCTCGAAAGCCAATCATCTGACCTATCTCGGCGACGGCGTCATCGGAGCGGGGGTGAACATCGGGGCGGGCACGATCTTCTGCAACTACGACGGGTTCAACAAGCACACGACCACGCTCGAGGACGGCTGCTTCGTGGGCAGCGACTCGCAGCTCGTCGCTCCCGTTACCATCGGTACGGGCGCCTACGTGGCAAGCGGCACCACCGTTACCCGCGATGTGCCAGCGGACGCGCTGGCCATCGGACGCGCCGCTCAGCTCAACAAGCCGGGAAAAGCTCGCGAGCTCAAGGGCCGTTTGGCTGGTCGCAGGCGCGCCGGTCGCGGCAAACCATGA